The Corvus cornix cornix isolate S_Up_H32 chromosome 26, ASM73873v5, whole genome shotgun sequence genome includes a region encoding these proteins:
- the HIPK1 gene encoding homeodomain-interacting protein kinase 1 isoform X3, translating to MASQLQVFSPPSVSSSAFCSAKKLKVEPSVWDVSGQSSSDKYYTHSKNLPAAQGQASSSHQVANFSIPAYDQNLLLPAPSVEHIVVTAADSTGSSATASFQSSQTLTHRSNVSLLEPYQKCGLKRKSEEVDSNGSVQIIEEHPPLMLQNRPAVGAAATTTTVTTKSSSSSGEGDYQLVQHEILCSMTNSYEVLEFLGRGTFGQVAKCWKRSTKEIVAIKILKNHPSYARQGQIEVSILSRLSSENADEYNFVRSYECFQHKNHTCLVFEMLEQNLYDFLKQNKFSPLPLKYIRPILQQVATALMKLKSLGLIHADLKPENIMLVDPARQPYRVKVIDFGSASHVSKAVCSTYLQSRYYRAPEIILGLPFCEAIDMWSLGCVIAELFLGWPLYPGASEYDQIRYISQTQGLPAEYLLSAGTKTSRFFNRDPNLGYPLWRLKTPEEHELETGIKSKEARKYIFNCLDDMAQVNMSTDLEGTDMLAEKADRREYIDLLKKMLTIDADKRITPLKTLNHSFVTMTHLLDFPHSNHVKSCFQNMEICKRRVNMYDTVNQIKSPFTTHVAPNTSTNLTMSFNNQLNTVHNQASVLASNSTAAATLSLANSDVSLLNYQSALYPSSAAPVAGVAQQSVSLQPGTTQICTQTDPFQQTFIVCPPAFQTGLQATTKHSGFPVRMENAVPIVPQAPAAQPLQIQSGVLTQQAWPGGTQQILLPSTWQQLPGVALHNSVQPAAVIPETIGSSQQLADWRNAHSHGNQYSTLMQQPSLLTNHVTLATAQPLNVGVAHVVRQQQSSNVPAKKNKQPAPSTAKPSSSLEPVPTQVYSLIGSSPLRSTSSSSNVLVPVQEQHQPIVIPDTPSPPVSVITIRSDTDEEEDSKYKPASLGMKQRSNVISYVTVNDSPDSDSSLSSPYAPDPLSSLRSTGGALELPSRAAADSSSSRTIIVPPLKTQLNDCIVATQASGILSSTSKTKPVASVSGQSSGCCITPTGYRSHRVVTNGVQPLNLSQNQQTTVLASQERSGNAVPRRQQAYVAPLTSTISQAPYTFQHSSPVHPHLAAATASAHLSSQPHMYTYAPTTAATLGSTTSIAHLFSPQGSSRHTTYAAHPSTLVHQVPVSVGPSLLTSANVPPAQYQHQFAPQSYIGASRGSAIYTGYPLSPTKINQYSYL from the exons ATGGCCTCACAGCTGCAGGTGTTCTCCCCTCCGTCAGTATCCTCGAGTGCCTTCTGCAGTGCCAAGAAACTGAAAGTGGAGCCGTCTGTCTGGGATGTTTCAGGACAGAGCAGTAGTGACAAGTATTATACCCACAGCAAAAACCTCCCAGCAGCTCAAGGGCAAGCCAGCTCCTCTCATCAGGTAGCCAATTTCAGCATCCCTGCCTACGACCAGAACCTCCTTCTCCCCGCTCCCTCCGTCGAGCACATCGTGGTCACCGCGGCTGACAGCACCGGCAGCAGCGCCACAGCGTCCTTCCAGAGCAGCCAGACCCTCACCCACAGGAGCAACGTTTCTTTGCTGGAACCATACCAAAAATGtggattaaaaaggaaaagtgaagagGTTGACAGCAACGGTAGTGTGCAGATCATTGAGGAACATCCACCTCTCATGCTGCAAAACAGACCTGCGGTGGGTGCTGCGGCCACGACCACCACGGTCACCAcgaaaagcagcagctccagtgggGAGGGGGATTATCAGCTGGTCCAGCATGAGATCCTGTGCTCTATGACCAACAGCTATGAGGTCTTGGAATTCCTGGGACGAGGGACGTTCGGGCAGGTGGCGAAATGTTGGAAACGTAGCACGAAGGAGATTGTAGCCATCAAAATCCTGAAGAACCACCCTTCCTACGCCCGGCAGGGCCAGATCGAGGTGAGCATCCTGTCTCGCCTGAGCAGTGAGAATGCCGATGAGTACAACTTCGTCCGCTCCTACGAGTGCTTTCAACACAAGAATCATACATGCCTTGTCTTTGAGATGCTGGAACAGAACTTATATGAtttcttaaagcaaaacaagttCAGTCCGTTGCCCCTGAAATACATCCGGCCCATCCTGCAGCAAGTGGCTACTGCCTTGATGAAGCTGAAGAGCTTGGGTCTGATCCACGCTGATTTGAAGCCAGAGAACATCATGTTGGTGGATCCTGCACGCCAGCCCTACAGAGTGAAGGTGATAGACTTTGGGTCAGCCAGCCACGTGTCCAAGGCCGTGTGCTCCACGTACCTGCAGTCACGGTATTACAG AGCTCCTGAGATCATCCTGGGTTTGCCATTCTGTGAAGCCATTGACATGTGGTCACTGGGCTGTGTCATAGCTGAGCTGTTTCTGGGCTGGCCTCTGTATCCAGGAGCATCTGAGTACGATCAG atTCGTTATATTTCACAAACTCAAGGCCTTCCAGCGGAGTATCTTCTCAGTGCAGGAACGAAAACAAGCAGGTTTTTTAACAGAGATCCAAATTTGGGATACCCACTGTGGAGGCTCAAG ACTCCAGAAGAACATGAGTtggaaacaggaataaaatcaaaagaagCTCGGAAATATATATTCAACTGTTTGGATGATATGGCGCAG GTGAATATGTCTACAGACTTAGAAGGGACAGACATGTTGGCAGAGAAGGCTGACCGAAGGGAATACATTGATTTGTTGAAGAAAATGTTGACAATTGATGCAGATAAGAGAATTACTCCACTGAAGACTTTGAACCATTCGTTTGTTACAATGACACATCTGCTGGACTTCCCCCACAGTAACCA TGTGAAATCTTGCTTTCAGAACATGGAGATCTGCAAGAGAAGAGTGAACATGTATGATACAGTGAATCAGATCAAGAGCCCTTTCACCACTCACGTTGCTCCTAACACAAGCACAAACCTGACAATGAGCTTTAACAACCAGCTCAACACAGTACACAACCAG gCCAGTGTGTTGGCTTCCAattccactgctgctgctaccCTTTCCCTGGCCAACTCGGACGTCTCCCTCCTCAACTACCAGTCTGCCCTGTATCCAtcctctgcagccccagtgGCAGGAGTGGCTCAGCAGAGCGTTTCCTTGCAGCCTGGAACCACCCAGATCTGCACACAGACAGACCCCTTCCAGCAAACCTTCATTGTTTGTCCCCCTGCTTTTCAAA CTGGACTTCAGGCAACTACAAAGCATTCTGGGTTCCCAGTCAGGATGGAAAACGCTGTCCCAATTGTGCCACAagcacctgcagcacagccactgcagaTCCAGTCTGGAGTTCTCACACAG CAGGCCTGGCCGGGGGGAACCCAGCAGATCCTGCTCCCTTccacctggcagcagctcccaggggtTGCTTTGCACAACTCTGTTCAGCCGGCGGCCGTGATCCCAGAGACCATCGGCAGCAGCCAGCAGTTGGCCGACTGGAG GAATGCACATTCCCATGGAAATCAGTACAGCACTCTCATGCAACAGCCATCTCTGCTGACCAACCACGTGACATTGgccacagcacagcctctgAATGTTGGGGTTGCTCATGttgtgaggcagcagcagagcagcaatgTGCCAGCAAAGAAGAACAAGCAGCCAGCACCGAGCACAGCCAA gCCCAGCTCATCTCTAGAGCCTGTGCCCACCCAAGTGTACTCTCTGATTGGGAGCAGCCCCCTGCgctccacctcctcctcctccaacGTGCTCGTCCCcgtgcaggagcagcaccagcccatCGTGATCCCTGACACTCCAAGCCCCCCTGTCAGTGTCATCACCATCCGCAGCGACACTGATGAAGAAGAGGACAGCAAATACAAACCTGCCAG tttggGTATGAAGCAGAGATCCAACGTCATCAGCTACGTCACTGTTAACGACTCCCCTGACTCTGACTCGTCCCTGAGCAGTCCCTATGCCCCAGACCCCCTGTCCTCGCTCAGGAGCACTGGGGgggccctggagctgcccagcagagccgctgctgacagctccagctcccGGACCATCATCGTGCCGCCCCTGAAAACGCAGCTCAATGACTGCATTGTGGCCACCCAGGCTTCAG GCATCCTGAGCAGCACCAGTAAGACCAAGCCAGTGGCCTCAGTGAGCGGGCAGTCGTCAGGATGCTGCATCACACCCACGGGGTACCGCTCCCACCGCGTGGTCACCAACGGCGTGCAGCCCCTCAACCTCAGCCAG AACCAGCAAACCACAGTGCTGGCCTCCCAGGAGAGAAGTGGAAACGCTGTCCCACGCCGGCAGCAAGCTTACGTGGCCCCCCTCACGTCAACGATTTCTCAGGCTCCCTACACgttccagcacagcagcccagtGCATCCCCACCTGGCAGCAGCCACGGCCAGTGCCCACCTGTCCAGCCAGCCCCACATGTACACTTATGCCCCCACCACTGCGGCCACGCTGGGCTCCACCACCTCCATCGCCCACCTGTTCTCCCCTCAGGGCTCGTCGCGCCACACCACCTACgctgcccaccccagcacccTGGTGCACCAGGTCCCTGTCAGCGTGGGGCCCAGCCTGCTGACGTCTGCCAATGTCCCCCCCGCCCAGTACCAACACCAGTTCGCTCCCCAGTCCTATATTGGTGCTTCCAGAGGATCTGCTATTTACACTGGATACCCGCTGAGCCCCACCAAGATCAACCAGTACTCCTACTTGTAG
- the HIPK1 gene encoding homeodomain-interacting protein kinase 1 isoform X1: MASQLQVFSPPSVSSSAFCSAKKLKVEPSVWDVSGQSSSDKYYTHSKNLPAAQGQASSSHQVANFSIPAYDQNLLLPAPSVEHIVVTAADSTGSSATASFQSSQTLTHRSNVSLLEPYQKCGLKRKSEEVDSNGSVQIIEEHPPLMLQNRPAVGAAATTTTVTTKSSSSSGEGDYQLVQHEILCSMTNSYEVLEFLGRGTFGQVAKCWKRSTKEIVAIKILKNHPSYARQGQIEVSILSRLSSENADEYNFVRSYECFQHKNHTCLVFEMLEQNLYDFLKQNKFSPLPLKYIRPILQQVATALMKLKSLGLIHADLKPENIMLVDPARQPYRVKVIDFGSASHVSKAVCSTYLQSRYYRAPEIILGLPFCEAIDMWSLGCVIAELFLGWPLYPGASEYDQIRYISQTQGLPAEYLLSAGTKTSRFFNRDPNLGYPLWRLKTPEEHELETGIKSKEARKYIFNCLDDMAQVNMSTDLEGTDMLAEKADRREYIDLLKKMLTIDADKRITPLKTLNHSFVTMTHLLDFPHSNHVKSCFQNMEICKRRVNMYDTVNQIKSPFTTHVAPNTSTNLTMSFNNQLNTVHNQASVLASNSTAAATLSLANSDVSLLNYQSALYPSSAAPVAGVAQQSVSLQPGTTQICTQTDPFQQTFIVCPPAFQTGLQATTKHSGFPVRMENAVPIVPQAPAAQPLQIQSGVLTQGSCTPLMVATLHPQVATITPQYAVPFTLNCAAGRPALVEQTAAVLQAWPGGTQQILLPSTWQQLPGVALHNSVQPAAVIPETIGSSQQLADWRNAHSHGNQYSTLMQQPSLLTNHVTLATAQPLNVGVAHVVRQQQSSNVPAKKNKQPAPSTAKPSSSLEPVPTQVYSLIGSSPLRSTSSSSNVLVPVQEQHQPIVIPDTPSPPVSVITIRSDTDEEEDSKYKPASLGMKQRSNVISYVTVNDSPDSDSSLSSPYAPDPLSSLRSTGGALELPSRAAADSSSSRTIIVPPLKTQLNDCIVATQASGILSSTSKTKPVASVSGQSSGCCITPTGYRSHRVVTNGVQPLNLSQNQQTTVLASQERSGNAVPRRQQAYVAPLTSTISQAPYTFQHSSPVHPHLAAATASAHLSSQPHMYTYAPTTAATLGSTTSIAHLFSPQGSSRHTTYAAHPSTLVHQVPVSVGPSLLTSANVPPAQYQHQFAPQSYIGASRGSAIYTGYPLSPTKINQYSYL; the protein is encoded by the exons ATGGCCTCACAGCTGCAGGTGTTCTCCCCTCCGTCAGTATCCTCGAGTGCCTTCTGCAGTGCCAAGAAACTGAAAGTGGAGCCGTCTGTCTGGGATGTTTCAGGACAGAGCAGTAGTGACAAGTATTATACCCACAGCAAAAACCTCCCAGCAGCTCAAGGGCAAGCCAGCTCCTCTCATCAGGTAGCCAATTTCAGCATCCCTGCCTACGACCAGAACCTCCTTCTCCCCGCTCCCTCCGTCGAGCACATCGTGGTCACCGCGGCTGACAGCACCGGCAGCAGCGCCACAGCGTCCTTCCAGAGCAGCCAGACCCTCACCCACAGGAGCAACGTTTCTTTGCTGGAACCATACCAAAAATGtggattaaaaaggaaaagtgaagagGTTGACAGCAACGGTAGTGTGCAGATCATTGAGGAACATCCACCTCTCATGCTGCAAAACAGACCTGCGGTGGGTGCTGCGGCCACGACCACCACGGTCACCAcgaaaagcagcagctccagtgggGAGGGGGATTATCAGCTGGTCCAGCATGAGATCCTGTGCTCTATGACCAACAGCTATGAGGTCTTGGAATTCCTGGGACGAGGGACGTTCGGGCAGGTGGCGAAATGTTGGAAACGTAGCACGAAGGAGATTGTAGCCATCAAAATCCTGAAGAACCACCCTTCCTACGCCCGGCAGGGCCAGATCGAGGTGAGCATCCTGTCTCGCCTGAGCAGTGAGAATGCCGATGAGTACAACTTCGTCCGCTCCTACGAGTGCTTTCAACACAAGAATCATACATGCCTTGTCTTTGAGATGCTGGAACAGAACTTATATGAtttcttaaagcaaaacaagttCAGTCCGTTGCCCCTGAAATACATCCGGCCCATCCTGCAGCAAGTGGCTACTGCCTTGATGAAGCTGAAGAGCTTGGGTCTGATCCACGCTGATTTGAAGCCAGAGAACATCATGTTGGTGGATCCTGCACGCCAGCCCTACAGAGTGAAGGTGATAGACTTTGGGTCAGCCAGCCACGTGTCCAAGGCCGTGTGCTCCACGTACCTGCAGTCACGGTATTACAG AGCTCCTGAGATCATCCTGGGTTTGCCATTCTGTGAAGCCATTGACATGTGGTCACTGGGCTGTGTCATAGCTGAGCTGTTTCTGGGCTGGCCTCTGTATCCAGGAGCATCTGAGTACGATCAG atTCGTTATATTTCACAAACTCAAGGCCTTCCAGCGGAGTATCTTCTCAGTGCAGGAACGAAAACAAGCAGGTTTTTTAACAGAGATCCAAATTTGGGATACCCACTGTGGAGGCTCAAG ACTCCAGAAGAACATGAGTtggaaacaggaataaaatcaaaagaagCTCGGAAATATATATTCAACTGTTTGGATGATATGGCGCAG GTGAATATGTCTACAGACTTAGAAGGGACAGACATGTTGGCAGAGAAGGCTGACCGAAGGGAATACATTGATTTGTTGAAGAAAATGTTGACAATTGATGCAGATAAGAGAATTACTCCACTGAAGACTTTGAACCATTCGTTTGTTACAATGACACATCTGCTGGACTTCCCCCACAGTAACCA TGTGAAATCTTGCTTTCAGAACATGGAGATCTGCAAGAGAAGAGTGAACATGTATGATACAGTGAATCAGATCAAGAGCCCTTTCACCACTCACGTTGCTCCTAACACAAGCACAAACCTGACAATGAGCTTTAACAACCAGCTCAACACAGTACACAACCAG gCCAGTGTGTTGGCTTCCAattccactgctgctgctaccCTTTCCCTGGCCAACTCGGACGTCTCCCTCCTCAACTACCAGTCTGCCCTGTATCCAtcctctgcagccccagtgGCAGGAGTGGCTCAGCAGAGCGTTTCCTTGCAGCCTGGAACCACCCAGATCTGCACACAGACAGACCCCTTCCAGCAAACCTTCATTGTTTGTCCCCCTGCTTTTCAAA CTGGACTTCAGGCAACTACAAAGCATTCTGGGTTCCCAGTCAGGATGGAAAACGCTGTCCCAATTGTGCCACAagcacctgcagcacagccactgcagaTCCAGTCTGGAGTTCTCACACAG GGAAGCTGTACACCACTAATGGTAGCAACTCTTCATCCTCAAGTAGCCACCATCACGCCGCAGTATGCGGTGCCCTTTACCCTGAACTGCGCAGCCGGCCGGCCGGCGCTGGTCGAACAGACGGCTGCAGTACTG CAGGCCTGGCCGGGGGGAACCCAGCAGATCCTGCTCCCTTccacctggcagcagctcccaggggtTGCTTTGCACAACTCTGTTCAGCCGGCGGCCGTGATCCCAGAGACCATCGGCAGCAGCCAGCAGTTGGCCGACTGGAG GAATGCACATTCCCATGGAAATCAGTACAGCACTCTCATGCAACAGCCATCTCTGCTGACCAACCACGTGACATTGgccacagcacagcctctgAATGTTGGGGTTGCTCATGttgtgaggcagcagcagagcagcaatgTGCCAGCAAAGAAGAACAAGCAGCCAGCACCGAGCACAGCCAA gCCCAGCTCATCTCTAGAGCCTGTGCCCACCCAAGTGTACTCTCTGATTGGGAGCAGCCCCCTGCgctccacctcctcctcctccaacGTGCTCGTCCCcgtgcaggagcagcaccagcccatCGTGATCCCTGACACTCCAAGCCCCCCTGTCAGTGTCATCACCATCCGCAGCGACACTGATGAAGAAGAGGACAGCAAATACAAACCTGCCAG tttggGTATGAAGCAGAGATCCAACGTCATCAGCTACGTCACTGTTAACGACTCCCCTGACTCTGACTCGTCCCTGAGCAGTCCCTATGCCCCAGACCCCCTGTCCTCGCTCAGGAGCACTGGGGgggccctggagctgcccagcagagccgctgctgacagctccagctcccGGACCATCATCGTGCCGCCCCTGAAAACGCAGCTCAATGACTGCATTGTGGCCACCCAGGCTTCAG GCATCCTGAGCAGCACCAGTAAGACCAAGCCAGTGGCCTCAGTGAGCGGGCAGTCGTCAGGATGCTGCATCACACCCACGGGGTACCGCTCCCACCGCGTGGTCACCAACGGCGTGCAGCCCCTCAACCTCAGCCAG AACCAGCAAACCACAGTGCTGGCCTCCCAGGAGAGAAGTGGAAACGCTGTCCCACGCCGGCAGCAAGCTTACGTGGCCCCCCTCACGTCAACGATTTCTCAGGCTCCCTACACgttccagcacagcagcccagtGCATCCCCACCTGGCAGCAGCCACGGCCAGTGCCCACCTGTCCAGCCAGCCCCACATGTACACTTATGCCCCCACCACTGCGGCCACGCTGGGCTCCACCACCTCCATCGCCCACCTGTTCTCCCCTCAGGGCTCGTCGCGCCACACCACCTACgctgcccaccccagcacccTGGTGCACCAGGTCCCTGTCAGCGTGGGGCCCAGCCTGCTGACGTCTGCCAATGTCCCCCCCGCCCAGTACCAACACCAGTTCGCTCCCCAGTCCTATATTGGTGCTTCCAGAGGATCTGCTATTTACACTGGATACCCGCTGAGCCCCACCAAGATCAACCAGTACTCCTACTTGTAG
- the HIPK1 gene encoding homeodomain-interacting protein kinase 1 isoform X2, translating into MASQLQVFSPPSVSSSAFCSAKKLKVEPSVWDVSGQSSSDKYYTHSKNLPAAQGQASSSHQVANFSIPAYDQNLLLPAPSVEHIVVTAADSTGSSATASFQSSQTLTHRSNVSLLEPYQKCGLKRKSEEVDSNGSVQIIEEHPPLMLQNRPAVGAAATTTTVTTKSSSSSGEGDYQLVQHEILCSMTNSYEVLEFLGRGTFGQVAKCWKRSTKEIVAIKILKNHPSYARQGQIEVSILSRLSSENADEYNFVRSYECFQHKNHTCLVFEMLEQNLYDFLKQNKFSPLPLKYIRPILQQVATALMKLKSLGLIHADLKPENIMLVDPARQPYRVKVIDFGSASHVSKAVCSTYLQSRYYRAPEIILGLPFCEAIDMWSLGCVIAELFLGWPLYPGASEYDQIRYISQTQGLPAEYLLSAGTKTSRFFNRDPNLGYPLWRLKTPEEHELETGIKSKEARKYIFNCLDDMAQVNMSTDLEGTDMLAEKADRREYIDLLKKMLTIDADKRITPLKTLNHSFVTMTHLLDFPHSNHVKSCFQNMEICKRRVNMYDTVNQIKSPFTTHVAPNTSTNLTMSFNNQLNTVHNQASVLASNSTAAATLSLANSDVSLLNYQSALYPSSAAPVAGVAQQSVSLQPGTTQICTQTDPFQQTFIVCPPAFQTGLQATTKHSGFPVRMENAVPIVPQAPAAQPLQIQSGVLTQGSCTPLMVATLHPQVATITPQYAVPFTLNCAAGRPALVEQTAAVLAWPGGTQQILLPSTWQQLPGVALHNSVQPAAVIPETIGSSQQLADWRNAHSHGNQYSTLMQQPSLLTNHVTLATAQPLNVGVAHVVRQQQSSNVPAKKNKQPAPSTAKPSSSLEPVPTQVYSLIGSSPLRSTSSSSNVLVPVQEQHQPIVIPDTPSPPVSVITIRSDTDEEEDSKYKPASLGMKQRSNVISYVTVNDSPDSDSSLSSPYAPDPLSSLRSTGGALELPSRAAADSSSSRTIIVPPLKTQLNDCIVATQASGILSSTSKTKPVASVSGQSSGCCITPTGYRSHRVVTNGVQPLNLSQNQQTTVLASQERSGNAVPRRQQAYVAPLTSTISQAPYTFQHSSPVHPHLAAATASAHLSSQPHMYTYAPTTAATLGSTTSIAHLFSPQGSSRHTTYAAHPSTLVHQVPVSVGPSLLTSANVPPAQYQHQFAPQSYIGASRGSAIYTGYPLSPTKINQYSYL; encoded by the exons ATGGCCTCACAGCTGCAGGTGTTCTCCCCTCCGTCAGTATCCTCGAGTGCCTTCTGCAGTGCCAAGAAACTGAAAGTGGAGCCGTCTGTCTGGGATGTTTCAGGACAGAGCAGTAGTGACAAGTATTATACCCACAGCAAAAACCTCCCAGCAGCTCAAGGGCAAGCCAGCTCCTCTCATCAGGTAGCCAATTTCAGCATCCCTGCCTACGACCAGAACCTCCTTCTCCCCGCTCCCTCCGTCGAGCACATCGTGGTCACCGCGGCTGACAGCACCGGCAGCAGCGCCACAGCGTCCTTCCAGAGCAGCCAGACCCTCACCCACAGGAGCAACGTTTCTTTGCTGGAACCATACCAAAAATGtggattaaaaaggaaaagtgaagagGTTGACAGCAACGGTAGTGTGCAGATCATTGAGGAACATCCACCTCTCATGCTGCAAAACAGACCTGCGGTGGGTGCTGCGGCCACGACCACCACGGTCACCAcgaaaagcagcagctccagtgggGAGGGGGATTATCAGCTGGTCCAGCATGAGATCCTGTGCTCTATGACCAACAGCTATGAGGTCTTGGAATTCCTGGGACGAGGGACGTTCGGGCAGGTGGCGAAATGTTGGAAACGTAGCACGAAGGAGATTGTAGCCATCAAAATCCTGAAGAACCACCCTTCCTACGCCCGGCAGGGCCAGATCGAGGTGAGCATCCTGTCTCGCCTGAGCAGTGAGAATGCCGATGAGTACAACTTCGTCCGCTCCTACGAGTGCTTTCAACACAAGAATCATACATGCCTTGTCTTTGAGATGCTGGAACAGAACTTATATGAtttcttaaagcaaaacaagttCAGTCCGTTGCCCCTGAAATACATCCGGCCCATCCTGCAGCAAGTGGCTACTGCCTTGATGAAGCTGAAGAGCTTGGGTCTGATCCACGCTGATTTGAAGCCAGAGAACATCATGTTGGTGGATCCTGCACGCCAGCCCTACAGAGTGAAGGTGATAGACTTTGGGTCAGCCAGCCACGTGTCCAAGGCCGTGTGCTCCACGTACCTGCAGTCACGGTATTACAG AGCTCCTGAGATCATCCTGGGTTTGCCATTCTGTGAAGCCATTGACATGTGGTCACTGGGCTGTGTCATAGCTGAGCTGTTTCTGGGCTGGCCTCTGTATCCAGGAGCATCTGAGTACGATCAG atTCGTTATATTTCACAAACTCAAGGCCTTCCAGCGGAGTATCTTCTCAGTGCAGGAACGAAAACAAGCAGGTTTTTTAACAGAGATCCAAATTTGGGATACCCACTGTGGAGGCTCAAG ACTCCAGAAGAACATGAGTtggaaacaggaataaaatcaaaagaagCTCGGAAATATATATTCAACTGTTTGGATGATATGGCGCAG GTGAATATGTCTACAGACTTAGAAGGGACAGACATGTTGGCAGAGAAGGCTGACCGAAGGGAATACATTGATTTGTTGAAGAAAATGTTGACAATTGATGCAGATAAGAGAATTACTCCACTGAAGACTTTGAACCATTCGTTTGTTACAATGACACATCTGCTGGACTTCCCCCACAGTAACCA TGTGAAATCTTGCTTTCAGAACATGGAGATCTGCAAGAGAAGAGTGAACATGTATGATACAGTGAATCAGATCAAGAGCCCTTTCACCACTCACGTTGCTCCTAACACAAGCACAAACCTGACAATGAGCTTTAACAACCAGCTCAACACAGTACACAACCAG gCCAGTGTGTTGGCTTCCAattccactgctgctgctaccCTTTCCCTGGCCAACTCGGACGTCTCCCTCCTCAACTACCAGTCTGCCCTGTATCCAtcctctgcagccccagtgGCAGGAGTGGCTCAGCAGAGCGTTTCCTTGCAGCCTGGAACCACCCAGATCTGCACACAGACAGACCCCTTCCAGCAAACCTTCATTGTTTGTCCCCCTGCTTTTCAAA CTGGACTTCAGGCAACTACAAAGCATTCTGGGTTCCCAGTCAGGATGGAAAACGCTGTCCCAATTGTGCCACAagcacctgcagcacagccactgcagaTCCAGTCTGGAGTTCTCACACAG GGAAGCTGTACACCACTAATGGTAGCAACTCTTCATCCTCAAGTAGCCACCATCACGCCGCAGTATGCGGTGCCCTTTACCCTGAACTGCGCAGCCGGCCGGCCGGCGCTGGTCGAACAGACGGCTGCAGTACTG GCCTGGCCGGGGGGAACCCAGCAGATCCTGCTCCCTTccacctggcagcagctcccaggggtTGCTTTGCACAACTCTGTTCAGCCGGCGGCCGTGATCCCAGAGACCATCGGCAGCAGCCAGCAGTTGGCCGACTGGAG GAATGCACATTCCCATGGAAATCAGTACAGCACTCTCATGCAACAGCCATCTCTGCTGACCAACCACGTGACATTGgccacagcacagcctctgAATGTTGGGGTTGCTCATGttgtgaggcagcagcagagcagcaatgTGCCAGCAAAGAAGAACAAGCAGCCAGCACCGAGCACAGCCAA gCCCAGCTCATCTCTAGAGCCTGTGCCCACCCAAGTGTACTCTCTGATTGGGAGCAGCCCCCTGCgctccacctcctcctcctccaacGTGCTCGTCCCcgtgcaggagcagcaccagcccatCGTGATCCCTGACACTCCAAGCCCCCCTGTCAGTGTCATCACCATCCGCAGCGACACTGATGAAGAAGAGGACAGCAAATACAAACCTGCCAG tttggGTATGAAGCAGAGATCCAACGTCATCAGCTACGTCACTGTTAACGACTCCCCTGACTCTGACTCGTCCCTGAGCAGTCCCTATGCCCCAGACCCCCTGTCCTCGCTCAGGAGCACTGGGGgggccctggagctgcccagcagagccgctgctgacagctccagctcccGGACCATCATCGTGCCGCCCCTGAAAACGCAGCTCAATGACTGCATTGTGGCCACCCAGGCTTCAG GCATCCTGAGCAGCACCAGTAAGACCAAGCCAGTGGCCTCAGTGAGCGGGCAGTCGTCAGGATGCTGCATCACACCCACGGGGTACCGCTCCCACCGCGTGGTCACCAACGGCGTGCAGCCCCTCAACCTCAGCCAG AACCAGCAAACCACAGTGCTGGCCTCCCAGGAGAGAAGTGGAAACGCTGTCCCACGCCGGCAGCAAGCTTACGTGGCCCCCCTCACGTCAACGATTTCTCAGGCTCCCTACACgttccagcacagcagcccagtGCATCCCCACCTGGCAGCAGCCACGGCCAGTGCCCACCTGTCCAGCCAGCCCCACATGTACACTTATGCCCCCACCACTGCGGCCACGCTGGGCTCCACCACCTCCATCGCCCACCTGTTCTCCCCTCAGGGCTCGTCGCGCCACACCACCTACgctgcccaccccagcacccTGGTGCACCAGGTCCCTGTCAGCGTGGGGCCCAGCCTGCTGACGTCTGCCAATGTCCCCCCCGCCCAGTACCAACACCAGTTCGCTCCCCAGTCCTATATTGGTGCTTCCAGAGGATCTGCTATTTACACTGGATACCCGCTGAGCCCCACCAAGATCAACCAGTACTCCTACTTGTAG